TCGTTCAAATCCTCCAGAACAGACATTCGGCTCGCGAACTTGCTCACCGAAACGTAACCGGTGGAGGGATTGTGAACCACGGTCGCAGCGAAGCTGTTCCCTGATTCAAATCCCTCCACTGCTTGCTTTGCTCCTCACGTAGTGTTCGTCGCAAAAGGCAAGCCGGTGGAGGGATTTGAACCCTCGACCTAATCCTTACGAAGGATTCGCTCTGCCAGTCTGAGCTACACCGGCGCGGTTCGAGTGCGTTTACTCATAGGTTCGATAGCAGGCATAAGGATTGCGAATCGTCGTGGTCGTGCCAGTCTGTTTCGTGGAACGGCCTATCGCTCGAGTCGAACGTCCAGACAGACGTTGAGCTCGTGCGGAGCATAGGAACGAACCACTCGCTGCGTTTCCACAGTCACCTCGTACTCCGGTTCCGCTACCTCTCGAATCGCGCGCTCACCCGGCCCGAACGGGTCGTCTTCGGGCTGAATATCGTAGTAGTGAATCACGCAGTCGTCGCCCGCGGTCGCGACAGCAGACTCCACGAACTCGTCTGCGCTGTGGGGTAAATTCATCACGATGCGGTCTGCCCAGCCGTCGTACTCGCTGGAAACGTCGCGCACGTCGTCACAGATCGCCGTCACGCGGTCCGCGACGCCGTTGCGGCGCGCGTTCTCGCGCAGGTATTCGATGGCATCCGGATTCACGTCGACGCCGACACACTCCGCGCCGCGGTTTGCGAACGGGATGACGAACGGGCCGACGCCGGCGAACATGTCGAACACCTGTTCGTCAGGTGCTGCCTGCTCGGTGACCCGGTGGCGCTCCGTCGCGAGCCGTGGCGAGAAGTAGACCGCGGCGAGGTCGAGTACGAACTCACAGCCGTACTCGCGGTGGACGACCTCGGTATCGTCGC
The DNA window shown above is from Natrialba magadii ATCC 43099 and carries:
- a CDS encoding class I SAM-dependent methyltransferase, which codes for MSGEVPCVRVAREHGEATRRTLADADLIADDYEITVEDGWLYIPISDVDAVREVLELAPEGAVPEHETQDDAGSDSDSDFDPDSNTDSPSHSPQLVTKTVGERDTQTTPAELLGFDPSYERLGTAVLLDEDDAERARDISAAVLESDLPVDTVLNKASKVKGETRVRDWDLLAGDDTEVVHREYGCEFVLDLAAVYFSPRLATERHRVTEQAAPDEQVFDMFAGVGPFVIPFANRGAECVGVDVNPDAIEYLRENARRNGVADRVTAICDDVRDVSSEYDGWADRIVMNLPHSADEFVESAVATAGDDCVIHYYDIQPEDDPFGPGERAIREVAEPEYEVTVETQRVVRSYAPHELNVCLDVRLER